The following coding sequences are from one Venturia canescens isolate UGA chromosome 5, ASM1945775v1, whole genome shotgun sequence window:
- the Eaat2 gene encoding excitatory amino acid transporter isoform X1 — protein sequence MEEKSSARFSEYLFAKMGGQDVSASQGPRKVTADTTKWMRDNLLLMVTLSGVLLGVILGFGLRPLALGDDAVMLISYPGELFMRLLKLMILPLVIASLISGSASLNARMNGKIAVRTLLYFILTSLLNAILGVSLALLIHPGNSGLREPTGTSTHARAVNILDSLLDLGRNMFPDNLFQAAFQQAHTVYVPKKTPFQNDSEKVSNTEGLGDNELIRVIQYRSGTNTLGIVFFCLVFGTFLGTLGEKKGQVVIDFFKAVFEVIMRMVSMVMWMTPVGITSVIAGKILGVDDLALVMSQLAWFIVTVVVGVFFYQLVIMQLIYLAIVRKNPFKFYAGLAQGTLTAFAMASTAAALPVTFRLMTDKLRVDPRVTRFVLPIGCNINMDGTALFVATASIFIAQMNGIFLGFGEIVTVILTSTAASVSSASVPSAALVLLLVVLSAIDAPVQDVSLLFAIDWFVDRVRTTNNMLGDCYAAAVVEHLSKKELMALDAAAYQSETVLPTTIANGCISANRVPDPDTVVVEMQDDSRIAGIANPSVATDHSMNAVTEETV from the exons ATGGAGGAGAAGTCCTCGGCGCGCTTCTCCGAGTATCTCTTCGCGAAGATGGGCGGGCAGGACGTCTCGGCATCGCAGGGTCCCCGCAAGGTGACGGCTGACACAACCAAGTGGATGCGCGACAATTTATTACTCATGGTCACTCTCTCCGGAGTACTTCTTGGAGTAATACTCG GATTTGGCCTGCGTCCCTTGGCACTTGGCGATGATGCGGTCATGCTCATCAGTTATCCAGGCGAACTTTTCATGCGGTTGCTCAAGTTGATGATTCTACCGTTGGTTATTGCGAGCCTCATATCCG GATCGGCGAGCTTGAACGCGCGCATGAACGGCAAAATAGCGGTCCGTACACTCCTGTACTTCATACTGACGTCGTTGCTGAATGCTATCCTTGGTGTGAGTTTGGCCCTGCTGATACATCCGGGTAATTCCGGTTTGAGGGAGCCGACGGGAACATCGACGCATGCAAGGGCGGTCAATATATTGGATAGTTTATTGGATCTCGGAAG GAACATGTTCCCGGACAATCTTTTCCAGGCTGCGTTTCAACAGGCCCATACGGTATACGTACCGAAAAAAACACCATTCCAAAAcgacagtgaaaaagtttcaaacaCCGAGGGTCTCGGCGATAATGAACTCATCAGGGTTATACAGTATAGAAGCGGTACGAATACACTCGGCATCGTTTTCTTCTGTCTCGTATTTGGAACTTTTTTGGGCACTCTCGGTGAGAAAAAGGGTCAAGTCGTTATAGACTTTTTCAAAGCCGTTTTCGAGGTCATCATGAGGATGGTGTCCATGGTCATGTG GATGACGCCCGTTGGCATAACATCGGTCATTGCGGGAAAAATACTCGGCGTGGACGATCTGGCCCTGGTGATGTCGCAGCTCGCCTGGTTCATCGTGACGGTCGTTGTCGGTGTGTTCTTCTACCAGTTGGTGATAATGCAACTGATATACCTGGCGATCGTGAGAAAAAATCCGTTTAAATTCTACGCTGGCTTGGCACAAGGAACTCTTACAGCATTCGCCATGGCATCAAC GGCCGCCGCACTTCCTGTGACCTTTCGACTGATGACGGATAAGCTAAGGGTCGATCCAAGGGTGACGAGGTTCGTCCTACCAATCGGTTGCAACATTAATATGGACGGTACTGCATTGTTCGTGGCAACAGCAAGTATTTTCATCGCCCAGATgaatggaatatttctcgGCTTCGGGGAGATCGTAACTGTTAT TTTGACTTCAACTGCTGCGAGTGTCTCGTCCGCATCGGTACCCAGTGCTGCCCTTGTTCTACTCCTCGTTGTTCTTAGTGCCATTGATGCTCCCGTTCAAGATGTTTCTCTTCTATTTGCCATTGATTGGTTTGT GGATCGTGTGAGAACTACCAATAATATGTTGGGTGATTGTTACGCCGCTGCTGTTGTCGAgcatttatcgaaaaaagaaCTCATGGCATTGGATGCTGCTGCTTACCAA TCGGAAACGGTGCTACCGACTACGATTGCAAATGGTTGTATATCAGCCAATCGTGTACCAGATCCTGACACAGTCGTCGTGGAGATGCAGGATGACTCGAGGATAGCGGGGATCGCCAA CCCCAGTGTAGCGACAGATCATTCAATGAATGCGGTAACCGAAGAGACCGTTTGA
- the Eaat2 gene encoding excitatory amino acid transporter isoform X2, translated as MEEKSSARFSEYLFAKMGGQDVSASQGPRKVTADTTKWMRDNLLLMVTLSGVLLGVILGFGLRPLALGDDAVMLISYPGELFMRLLKLMILPLVIASLISGSASLNARMNGKIAVRTLLYFILTSLLNAILGVSLALLIHPGNSGLREPTGTSTHARAVNILDSLLDLGRNMFPDNLFQAAFQQAHTVYVPKKTPFQNDSEKVSNTEGLGDNELIRVIQYRSGTNTLGIVFFCLVFGTFLGTLGEKKGQVVIDFFKAVFEVIMRMVSMVMWMTPVGITSVIAGKILGVDDLALVMSQLAWFIVTVVVGVFFYQLVIMQLIYLAIVRKNPFKFYAGLAQGTLTAFAMASTAAALPVTFRLMTDKLRVDPRVTRFVLPIGCNINMDGTALFVATASIFIAQMNGIFLGFGEIVTVILTSTAASVSSASVPSAALVLLLVVLSAIDAPVQDVSLLFAIDWFVDRVRTTNNMLGDCYAAAVVEHLSKKELMALDAAAYQSETVLPTTIANGCISANRVPDPDTVVVEMQDDSRIAGIAK; from the exons ATGGAGGAGAAGTCCTCGGCGCGCTTCTCCGAGTATCTCTTCGCGAAGATGGGCGGGCAGGACGTCTCGGCATCGCAGGGTCCCCGCAAGGTGACGGCTGACACAACCAAGTGGATGCGCGACAATTTATTACTCATGGTCACTCTCTCCGGAGTACTTCTTGGAGTAATACTCG GATTTGGCCTGCGTCCCTTGGCACTTGGCGATGATGCGGTCATGCTCATCAGTTATCCAGGCGAACTTTTCATGCGGTTGCTCAAGTTGATGATTCTACCGTTGGTTATTGCGAGCCTCATATCCG GATCGGCGAGCTTGAACGCGCGCATGAACGGCAAAATAGCGGTCCGTACACTCCTGTACTTCATACTGACGTCGTTGCTGAATGCTATCCTTGGTGTGAGTTTGGCCCTGCTGATACATCCGGGTAATTCCGGTTTGAGGGAGCCGACGGGAACATCGACGCATGCAAGGGCGGTCAATATATTGGATAGTTTATTGGATCTCGGAAG GAACATGTTCCCGGACAATCTTTTCCAGGCTGCGTTTCAACAGGCCCATACGGTATACGTACCGAAAAAAACACCATTCCAAAAcgacagtgaaaaagtttcaaacaCCGAGGGTCTCGGCGATAATGAACTCATCAGGGTTATACAGTATAGAAGCGGTACGAATACACTCGGCATCGTTTTCTTCTGTCTCGTATTTGGAACTTTTTTGGGCACTCTCGGTGAGAAAAAGGGTCAAGTCGTTATAGACTTTTTCAAAGCCGTTTTCGAGGTCATCATGAGGATGGTGTCCATGGTCATGTG GATGACGCCCGTTGGCATAACATCGGTCATTGCGGGAAAAATACTCGGCGTGGACGATCTGGCCCTGGTGATGTCGCAGCTCGCCTGGTTCATCGTGACGGTCGTTGTCGGTGTGTTCTTCTACCAGTTGGTGATAATGCAACTGATATACCTGGCGATCGTGAGAAAAAATCCGTTTAAATTCTACGCTGGCTTGGCACAAGGAACTCTTACAGCATTCGCCATGGCATCAAC GGCCGCCGCACTTCCTGTGACCTTTCGACTGATGACGGATAAGCTAAGGGTCGATCCAAGGGTGACGAGGTTCGTCCTACCAATCGGTTGCAACATTAATATGGACGGTACTGCATTGTTCGTGGCAACAGCAAGTATTTTCATCGCCCAGATgaatggaatatttctcgGCTTCGGGGAGATCGTAACTGTTAT TTTGACTTCAACTGCTGCGAGTGTCTCGTCCGCATCGGTACCCAGTGCTGCCCTTGTTCTACTCCTCGTTGTTCTTAGTGCCATTGATGCTCCCGTTCAAGATGTTTCTCTTCTATTTGCCATTGATTGGTTTGT GGATCGTGTGAGAACTACCAATAATATGTTGGGTGATTGTTACGCCGCTGCTGTTGTCGAgcatttatcgaaaaaagaaCTCATGGCATTGGATGCTGCTGCTTACCAA TCGGAAACGGTGCTACCGACTACGATTGCAAATGGTTGTATATCAGCCAATCGTGTACCAGATCCTGACACAGTCGTCGTGGAGATGCAGGATGACTCGAGGATAGCGGGGATCGCCAAGTAA